In Triticum aestivum cultivar Chinese Spring chromosome 5B, IWGSC CS RefSeq v2.1, whole genome shotgun sequence, the following proteins share a genomic window:
- the LOC123115200 gene encoding 12-oxophytodienoate reductase 7, translating to MPALPQEGDTLANCRTACGLRRRRRLAKGVAARTDQLAALPASGERAGEDLAGDGEAASWSRLRLCREGAGVGSIRFPGGKTTVAGDVGGGGVAQRCCGRRQLAESPENWAAAATTTTKEAGVVAVGCGEANPPRPSSTRRARQMDQRPSLFSPYQMRRFSLAHRVVLAPLTRCRAIGGLPGPALAEYYAQRSTDGGLLISEATAISPAGAGFPRVPGIYNQEQIYAWKKVVDAVHAKGSIFFCQLWHAGRASHQAYLPDGAAPISSTEKPISASRKTLLPDGSYGTYPVPRCLATSEIPEVVEQYRQAAVNAIEAGFDGVEIHAAHGFIIDQFLKDGVNDRTDEYGGSLPSRCRFLLEVTRATVSAVGPDRVAVRVSPTIDNLDAYDSDPARLGMAVVERLNALQEEVSSGGQLAYLHLSRAMHGGGNAEEEGRLMRAMRDAYRGTFMCGGGYTRELGMESVERGDADLVSYGRHFIANPDLVERFKLDAGLNEFVRKTFYTPDPVVGYTDYPFLDSQPESRMQ from the exons ATGCCCGCTCTCCCGCAAGAAGGAGATACCTTGGCAAattgtcgaacagcttgcgggcttCGACGAAGAAGACGGCTGGCGAAGGGAGTCGCGGCGCGcacggaccagctagctgccctgccggcaTCCGGCGAGCGTGCCGGTGAGGATCTGGCCGGGGacggcgaggcggcttcttggtcgcggTTGCGGCTGTGTCGGGAGGGAGCGGGGGTGGGAAGCATTCGGTTCCCCGGCGGCAAGACGACGGTGGCGGGcgacgtgggaggtggcggcgttgCTCAGCGATGTTGCGGGCGCCGGCAGCTGGCAGAGTCACCAGAaaactgggcggcggcggcgacgacgacgacgaaggagGCGGGCGTGGTTGCTGTTGGATGtggggaggccaat CCCCCTCGACCGAGCAGCACGAGACGAGCGCGCCAGATGGATCAGCGGCCGTCGCTCTTCTCGCCGTACCAGATGCGCCGCTTCAGCCTCGCCCACCG GGTGGTGCTGGCGCCGCTGACGCGGTGCAGGGCCATCGGCGGCCTGCCGGGGCCGGCGTTGGCGGAGTACTACGCACAGCGCTCCACCGACGGAGGGCTGCTCATCTCAGAGGCCACTGCCATCTCGCCGGCAGGGGCGGG GTTTCCTCGTGTCCCTGGAATATACAACCAAGAGCAGATATATGCATGGAAAAAGGTGGTAGATGCTGTTCATGCCAAGGGAAGCATATTTTTCTGCCAATTGTGGCACGCCGGCAGGGCTTCTCATCAAG CATATCTGCCAGACGGCGCTGCTCCAATATCGTCCACTGAGAAGCCGATATCAGCAAGCCGGAAGACACTGTTGCCTGATGGTTCCTATGGCACGTATCCCGTGCCAAGGTGCCTCGCCACATCGGAGATACCGGAAGTAGTCGAGCAATATCGCCAAGCTGCCGTAAACGCCATCGAAGCAGGCTTCGACGGTGTGGAGATCCACGCTGCCCATGGTTTCATCATCGACCAGTTCCTCAAGGACGGCGTCAACGACCGGACCGACGAGTACGGCGGGTCGCTCCCCAGCCGCTGTCGTTTCCTACTCGAGGTGACCCGGGCCACGGTGTCGGCCGTTGGACCGGACCGGGTCGCGGTCAGGGTGTCGCCCACCATCGATAACCTCGACGCCTACGACTCGGATCCTGCGCGGCTCGGCATGGCCGTCGTCGAGCGGCTGAACGCCCTCCAGGAAGAAGTTTCCAGCGGCGGTCAGCTTGCCTACCTCCACCTGTCGCGGGCAATGCACGGCGGTGGCAACGCCGAGGAGGAGGGCCGTCTCATGCGCGCCATGCGGGACGCGTACCGTGGGACGTTCATGTGCGGCGGTGGCTACACCCGGGAGCTCGGCATGGAGTCGGTGGAGCGTGGCGACGCCGACCTGGTGTCGTACGGGAGGCACTTCATCGCAAACCCGGACCTGGTGGAGCGGTTCAAGCTCGATGCAGGACTCAACGAGTTCGTGAGGAAGACGTTCTACACTCCGGACCCCGTCGTGGGCTACACGGACTACCCGTTCCTCGACAGCCAGCCTGAATCGCGCATGCAGTAG